A part of Streptomyces sp. NBC_00557 genomic DNA contains:
- a CDS encoding glycosyltransferase family 4 protein — translation MRVVIVTESFPPDVNGVAHCALQTARHLVDRGHHPLVVAPAPAPGSGPDTDAPCPVVRIPSLPLPGYPQVRVALPSRRLAAALVQHRADLVHLASPFVLGVRGMAAAARLGIPAVAVYQTDLAGYARTYMGAGEAAAWRRIRSVHAAADRTLAPSSASLGDLEAHGVPRVRLWPRGVDTERFRPDLRDETLRRELAPNGELIVGYVGRLAPEKHVELLAGACALEGVKVVVVGDGPSHAHLAEALPGAVFLGRRTGGDLARIFASLDLFVHTGPFETFCQTVQEAMASGVPVVAPAAGGPLDLVAHARTGYLVPPRDADAVREAVRELAAHPERRTAFGAAARTMVEGRTWAAVGDQLIAHYDDVLAARRTAVAA, via the coding sequence ATGCGTGTCGTCATCGTGACCGAATCCTTTCCCCCCGATGTGAACGGCGTGGCCCACTGCGCGCTCCAGACCGCCCGGCACCTCGTAGATCGCGGTCACCATCCGCTCGTCGTCGCCCCCGCCCCCGCTCCGGGCAGCGGACCGGACACGGACGCCCCGTGCCCGGTCGTCCGGATCCCCTCCCTCCCGCTCCCCGGCTACCCCCAGGTCCGCGTCGCCCTGCCCAGCCGGCGGCTCGCCGCCGCGCTCGTCCAGCACCGCGCCGACCTGGTCCATCTCGCCAGCCCCTTCGTCCTCGGCGTGCGCGGCATGGCCGCCGCCGCCCGGCTCGGCATCCCCGCCGTCGCCGTCTACCAGACCGACCTGGCCGGATACGCCCGCACCTACATGGGCGCCGGCGAGGCCGCCGCATGGCGGCGCATCCGCTCCGTGCACGCCGCCGCAGACCGCACCCTGGCCCCCTCCAGCGCCTCGCTCGGCGACCTGGAGGCACACGGCGTGCCCCGGGTGCGGCTCTGGCCCCGCGGCGTGGACACCGAACGTTTCCGGCCAGACCTGCGGGACGAGACGCTGCGCCGTGAGCTCGCCCCGAACGGCGAGCTGATCGTCGGCTACGTCGGCCGGCTCGCCCCCGAGAAACACGTCGAACTCCTCGCCGGCGCCTGCGCCCTGGAGGGCGTCAAGGTGGTGGTCGTCGGCGACGGCCCCAGCCACGCCCACCTCGCCGAGGCGCTGCCCGGCGCCGTCTTCCTCGGCCGCCGCACCGGCGGCGACCTCGCGCGGATCTTCGCCTCACTGGACCTGTTCGTGCACACCGGCCCCTTCGAGACGTTCTGCCAGACCGTGCAGGAGGCCATGGCCAGCGGGGTGCCGGTCGTCGCACCCGCCGCCGGGGGCCCCCTCGACCTGGTCGCCCACGCCCGCACCGGATACCTGGTCCCGCCGCGCGACGCGGACGCCGTCAGGGAGGCCGTCCGCGAACTGGCCGCGCACCCGGAGCGGCGCACCGCGTTCGGCGCCGCCGCGCGCACCATGGTCGAGGGCCGCACCTGGGCCGCCGTCGGCGACCAGCTGATCGCCCACTACGACGACGTGCTCGCGGCACGCAGGACGGCGGTGGCGGCATGA
- a CDS encoding glycosyltransferase, producing MSGQSLRIVRLANFVAPASGGLRTALRELGKGFKAAGHEPVLIVPGERHTDRDTEQGRVITLPGPLLPGTGGYRVLTDKRRVAALLEELAPDRLEVSDRTTLRWTGRWARRARVPAVMVSHETADGVLRTWGVPENLARRAADALNTRTAHVYSRVVCTTEFAEREFVRIGARNVVRAPLGVDLMERHPALRDPGLRTLHARGGEALLVMCSRLSVEKRPGTALDALEALIRRGRRAVLVVAGDGPLRARLEERAREHGLPVTFLGHVSDRAALGALQATADIALQPGPAETFGLAALEAMACGTPVVASRSSALPEVIGSAGATAADRGEAFADAVELLLDRAEPARRDAARARAECFGWGTAVEAFLAAHDAEVLRPSGASRTVPEGVA from the coding sequence ATGAGCGGTCAGTCCCTGCGCATCGTCCGGCTCGCCAACTTCGTCGCCCCGGCCTCCGGCGGCCTGCGCACCGCCCTGCGGGAACTGGGCAAGGGCTTCAAGGCGGCCGGCCACGAACCCGTCCTGATCGTGCCCGGCGAACGGCACACCGACCGCGACACCGAGCAGGGCCGGGTCATCACCCTGCCCGGCCCGCTGCTGCCCGGCACCGGCGGCTACCGCGTCCTCACCGACAAGCGGCGCGTGGCCGCCCTGCTGGAGGAGCTGGCCCCGGACCGCCTGGAGGTCTCCGACCGGACCACCCTGCGCTGGACCGGCCGCTGGGCGCGCCGCGCGCGCGTGCCCGCCGTGATGGTCTCCCACGAGACCGCCGACGGCGTGCTGCGCACCTGGGGCGTGCCCGAGAACCTCGCGCGCCGGGCCGCCGACGCCCTCAACACCCGCACCGCGCACGTCTACTCGCGGGTGGTGTGCACCACCGAGTTCGCCGAGCGCGAGTTCGTGCGCATCGGCGCCCGCAACGTCGTACGCGCCCCCCTGGGCGTCGACCTGATGGAACGCCACCCCGCCCTGCGCGACCCGGGGCTGCGCACCCTGCACGCGCGCGGGGGCGAGGCGCTGCTCGTGATGTGCTCCAGGCTGTCCGTCGAGAAACGCCCCGGCACCGCCCTGGACGCCCTGGAGGCGCTGATACGGCGCGGACGGCGGGCGGTGCTCGTGGTCGCCGGGGACGGGCCGCTCAGGGCCCGCCTGGAGGAGCGCGCGCGGGAGCACGGGCTGCCGGTGACGTTCCTCGGGCACGTCTCCGACCGGGCCGCCCTCGGCGCCCTCCAGGCGACCGCGGACATCGCCCTGCAGCCCGGCCCGGCCGAGACCTTCGGGCTCGCCGCGCTGGAGGCCATGGCCTGCGGCACACCCGTCGTGGCCAGCCGGTCGTCGGCGCTGCCCGAGGTCATCGGCTCGGCCGGGGCGACCGCCGCCGACCGCGGCGAGGCCTTCGCGGACGCGGTGGAACTGCTCCTGGACCGTGCCGAGCCCGCACGCCGGGACGCGGCACGCGCGCGTGCGGAGTGCTTCGGCTGGGGTACGGCCGTGGAGGCGTTCCTCGCGGCCCACGACGCGGAGGTGCTCCGCCCGTCCGGCGCCAGCCGTACCGTTCCGGAGGGCGTGGCATGA
- a CDS encoding putative hydro-lyase, with the protein MAQTPRIQDLPVIAVDEHAHAWSPKTARARFREGLSGPTAGVAAGHTQANLISVPADWAYDMLVFCQRNPRPCPVLDVTDAGARSTVLAEGADLRTDLPRYRVWRDGELVEEPTDVRAYWRDDLVSFLLGCSFTFEWALARAGVPIRHVEQGRNVPMYVTTRACRPAGRLRGPMVVSMRPVPPEHLRAAIRESTLLPAVHGGPVHCGDPAGLGIADLSRPDFGDPVTFGPGDIPVFWACGVTPQAAVTASRPPFAITHAPGQMFLTDARDEQYRLVGVD; encoded by the coding sequence ATGGCGCAGACCCCGCGTATCCAGGACCTCCCCGTCATCGCAGTGGACGAGCACGCGCACGCATGGAGCCCGAAAACCGCCCGGGCCCGCTTCCGGGAGGGCCTGTCGGGGCCCACGGCCGGGGTCGCGGCGGGCCACACGCAGGCCAATCTGATCTCCGTGCCGGCCGACTGGGCGTACGACATGCTGGTGTTCTGCCAGCGCAACCCCAGGCCGTGCCCGGTGCTGGACGTGACGGACGCCGGCGCCAGGTCGACCGTCCTCGCCGAAGGCGCGGACCTGCGCACGGATCTGCCGCGCTACCGGGTCTGGCGGGACGGCGAACTGGTCGAGGAGCCCACCGATGTGCGCGCGTACTGGCGGGACGACCTGGTGTCCTTCCTGCTCGGGTGCAGCTTCACCTTCGAGTGGGCGCTGGCCCGGGCGGGCGTGCCGATCCGGCATGTCGAGCAGGGCCGCAATGTGCCGATGTACGTGACCACGCGCGCGTGCCGGCCGGCGGGACGGCTGCGCGGGCCGATGGTGGTGTCGATGCGGCCGGTGCCGCCGGAGCACCTCCGCGCCGCGATCCGGGAGAGCACCCTGCTGCCGGCCGTGCACGGCGGTCCGGTGCACTGCGGGGACCCCGCGGGGCTCGGCATCGCGGATCTCTCCCGGCCCGACTTCGGTGACCCGGTGACCTTCGGACCCGGTGACATCCCGGTCTTCTGGGCCTGCGGAGTCACCCCGCAGGCGGCGGTGACGGCCTCCCGGCCGCCGTTCGCCATCACCCACGCCCCGGGCCAGATGTTCCTGACCGACGCCCGCGACGAGCAGTACCGGCTGGTCGGCGTCGACTGA
- a CDS encoding GntR family transcriptional regulator — protein MAEQLTALADDRALLGRTSTAERVSDILRTRIADGYFPPGTRLSEDGIGGALGVSRNTLREAFRLLTHERLLVHELNRGVFVRVLTVEDVEDIYRTRSLVECAVVRGLGRPPYPLDGVAAAVAEGEAATAEHDWKALGTANIHFHRELVALAGSERTDELMRSVFAELRLAFHVVDDPRRLHEPYLVRNREILRALQAGDNREAERLLETYLADSLERVVEVYRRRVAP, from the coding sequence ATGGCAGAGCAGCTGACGGCACTGGCCGACGACCGTGCGCTCCTGGGGCGTACCAGCACGGCGGAGCGCGTTTCGGACATCCTCCGGACCCGTATCGCCGACGGGTACTTCCCGCCCGGCACCCGGCTGTCCGAGGACGGCATCGGCGGGGCGCTCGGGGTCTCCCGCAACACCCTGCGCGAGGCGTTCCGGCTGCTCACGCACGAGCGCCTCCTGGTCCACGAGCTCAACCGCGGCGTCTTCGTACGCGTCCTGACCGTCGAGGACGTCGAGGACATCTACCGCACGCGCTCACTGGTCGAGTGCGCCGTCGTACGCGGGCTCGGCCGGCCGCCCTACCCGCTGGACGGCGTGGCGGCGGCGGTCGCCGAGGGGGAGGCGGCGACCGCGGAGCACGACTGGAAGGCGCTGGGCACCGCGAACATCCACTTCCACCGGGAACTCGTCGCCCTCGCGGGCAGCGAACGCACCGACGAACTGATGCGCAGTGTCTTCGCCGAACTGCGGCTCGCCTTCCACGTCGTCGACGACCCGCGCCGCCTGCACGAGCCCTACCTCGTCCGCAACCGTGAGATCCTGCGCGCGCTGCAGGCAGGGGACAACCGCGAGGCCGAGCGTCTGCTCGAGACGTACCTGGCGGACTCGCTGGAGCGGGTGGTGGAGGTGTACCGCCGCCGGGTCGCCCCGTAA
- a CDS encoding HEAT repeat domain-containing protein, with translation MFDPVIAPSGTLLGLLQRGRGDGTLHALTAPRAEALAALNHCVQRDPRHDWQVENRSLYYARLYLDLNGELDAVEAHLFDPEDVLDTDESRTGLALAVLGHLASYGRRDALELLRRYAAHGSNWAWALDELALRDDDAGLRALAAPVLARFPADPEGEAELAAAVRDAFEPRPWRLWAEDPRPSIAARVRAAQETGCFDRWQRQMRPTGPRPDWSVRAVFEWAQQGLDRGAALHVPAARCLVAVAGPEDRPEIVQAARAGGDGARCTALRYLADGNDPDALDLIEAAVADGTSVVVEAAVDAFERMRSVAAVDRARRWAQRPDPLGAAAGRMLACRGGVRDRDLVLGALREAVRGEGPDAPTLWTLVDGAGRLGIACAAPVLRHIYRETASSHLRGRAARALAATDPSFAAGFAVECLWDCEETTRELAARHAETGDARVVERLRRLAADPAEEAEVQTAVRSRFGPDAALG, from the coding sequence ATGTTCGATCCGGTCATAGCGCCCAGCGGTACGCTGCTCGGCCTGCTCCAGCGGGGCCGCGGCGACGGCACACTGCACGCGCTCACCGCCCCCCGCGCCGAAGCGCTGGCGGCCCTGAACCACTGCGTGCAGCGCGATCCCCGCCACGACTGGCAGGTGGAGAACCGCTCCCTGTACTACGCCCGCCTCTACCTCGACCTGAACGGCGAGCTGGACGCGGTCGAGGCGCACCTCTTCGACCCCGAGGACGTCCTCGACACCGACGAGTCCCGCACCGGCCTCGCCCTGGCCGTACTCGGCCACCTCGCCTCCTACGGCAGGCGGGACGCGCTCGAACTGCTGCGCAGGTACGCCGCCCACGGTTCCAACTGGGCCTGGGCCCTGGACGAGCTGGCCCTGCGCGACGACGACGCCGGCCTGCGAGCCCTCGCCGCGCCCGTCCTGGCCCGCTTCCCGGCCGACCCCGAGGGCGAGGCGGAACTTGCGGCCGCCGTACGCGACGCCTTCGAGCCGCGGCCCTGGCGGCTGTGGGCCGAGGACCCGCGCCCGTCGATCGCCGCACGCGTGCGTGCCGCGCAGGAGACCGGCTGTTTCGACCGCTGGCAGCGCCAGATGCGGCCCACCGGCCCCCGCCCGGACTGGAGCGTGCGCGCCGTCTTCGAATGGGCCCAGCAAGGACTCGACCGCGGCGCCGCCCTCCATGTGCCGGCCGCCCGCTGCCTGGTCGCCGTGGCCGGCCCCGAGGACCGGCCGGAGATCGTCCAGGCCGCCCGCGCCGGCGGCGACGGGGCCCGCTGCACGGCGTTGCGCTACCTCGCCGACGGCAACGACCCCGACGCCCTCGACCTGATCGAGGCCGCCGTCGCCGACGGCACGAGCGTCGTCGTCGAGGCCGCCGTCGACGCCTTCGAACGGATGCGCAGCGTCGCCGCAGTCGACCGCGCGCGCCGCTGGGCGCAGCGCCCCGATCCGCTCGGCGCCGCCGCCGGACGCATGCTCGCCTGCCGCGGCGGCGTACGGGACCGCGACCTCGTCCTCGGCGCCCTGCGCGAGGCCGTACGCGGCGAAGGCCCCGACGCGCCCACGCTGTGGACCCTCGTGGACGGCGCCGGACGCCTCGGCATCGCCTGCGCGGCCCCCGTGCTGCGCCACATCTACCGCGAGACGGCCTCCTCGCACCTGCGCGGCCGCGCCGCCCGCGCCCTGGCCGCCACCGATCCCTCCTTCGCCGCCGGCTTCGCCGTCGAATGCCTGTGGGACTGCGAGGAGACCACCCGCGAACTCGCCGCCCGGCACGCCGAGACCGGTGACGCCCGGGTCGTGGAGCGCCTGCGCCGCCTGGCCGCCGATCCCGCCGAGGAGGCGGAGGTGCAGACGGCGGTGCGCAGCCGCTTCGGACCGGACGCGGCCCTCGGCTGA
- a CDS encoding SGNH/GDSL hydrolase family protein gives MRAVRFVALGDSLTEGVGDRVGEHWRGWAALLAPCLAENPGTVQFTNLAVSGAQTHDVLTRQTPAALELRPDLVSVVIGVNDTLRRTFDIRAVAAHLDEVYAAVTRQGATLLTACLPDPGAMLGLPGALARPLARRQRAVNTVVHALSERYGALHLHAADGAWISDRALWSADRLHPGERGHRQLAVRFHALLAEAGHATGQPPSPEPEFPPPTRAATLLWLATAGTAWVVRRSQDLLPQLLRLAADEVHHQARGTSAHLDLHASAAVSAALAALPQRTAADIEAQRLPGGRNTPAIPRQARPTGAPGTGSGAPAVTASGGADDEPLVAVGSVKP, from the coding sequence ATGAGAGCCGTCCGCTTCGTCGCGCTCGGGGACTCGCTGACGGAGGGCGTGGGCGACCGCGTCGGGGAGCACTGGCGAGGCTGGGCGGCGCTCCTGGCACCCTGTCTCGCCGAGAACCCCGGCACCGTGCAGTTCACCAACCTCGCGGTCAGCGGCGCCCAGACCCACGACGTGCTGACACGGCAGACGCCGGCCGCCCTGGAACTCCGTCCCGACCTGGTGTCGGTGGTGATCGGCGTCAACGACACACTGCGCCGCACCTTCGACATCCGGGCGGTGGCCGCCCACCTCGACGAGGTGTACGCGGCCGTCACCCGCCAGGGCGCCACCCTGCTCACCGCCTGCCTGCCCGACCCCGGCGCCATGCTCGGCCTCCCGGGCGCCCTGGCCCGTCCGCTGGCCCGCCGGCAACGGGCCGTCAACACGGTCGTCCACGCGCTGTCCGAGCGCTACGGTGCCCTCCACCTGCACGCCGCGGACGGCGCCTGGATCAGCGACCGGGCCCTGTGGAGCGCCGACCGCCTGCACCCGGGGGAGCGCGGGCACCGCCAGCTCGCCGTCCGCTTCCACGCCCTGCTCGCCGAGGCGGGCCACGCGACGGGGCAACCGCCGTCTCCGGAACCGGAGTTCCCCCCGCCGACCCGGGCCGCGACCCTGCTGTGGCTGGCCACGGCCGGCACCGCCTGGGTGGTCCGGCGCTCCCAGGACCTGCTGCCGCAACTGCTGCGCCTGGCCGCCGACGAGGTGCATCACCAGGCCCGCGGCACCAGCGCCCACCTCGACCTGCACGCCTCGGCCGCGGTCTCGGCGGCGCTGGCGGCCCTGCCGCAGCGCACGGCCGCGGACATCGAGGCTCAGCGGCTCCCCGGCGGCAGGAACACACCGGCGATCCCACGGCAGGCCCGGCCGACCGGCGCGCCGGGCACGGGCTCTGGGGCTCCGGCGGTGACTGCTTCCGGCGGGGCGGACGACGAGCCGTTGGTCGCGGTGGGGTCCGTCAAGCCGTGA
- a CDS encoding ankyrin repeat domain-containing protein: MSEAPDPEVVELATKIFDLARRGQTEALVAYVDAGVPADLTNDRGDSLVMLAAYHGHADAVRALLARGAAADQVNDRGQTPLAGAVFKGETDVIKALLEGGADPAAGTPSAVDTARMFGKTELLELFGAH; the protein is encoded by the coding sequence ATGAGTGAAGCCCCCGACCCCGAGGTCGTGGAGCTGGCGACCAAGATCTTCGACCTGGCCCGGCGCGGCCAGACGGAGGCGCTCGTGGCATACGTCGACGCCGGCGTTCCGGCCGACCTCACCAACGACCGCGGCGACTCCCTCGTGATGCTCGCCGCCTACCACGGTCACGCCGACGCGGTGCGCGCCCTGCTCGCCCGGGGCGCGGCGGCCGACCAGGTCAACGACCGGGGCCAGACCCCGCTCGCGGGCGCCGTCTTCAAGGGGGAGACGGACGTGATCAAGGCCCTCCTGGAGGGCGGCGCCGACCCCGCCGCGGGCACGCCGTCGGCCGTGGACACCGCCCGCATGTTCGGCAAGACGGAACTCCTGGAGCTGTTCGGCGCGCACTGA